GTCTCGCGGCCGTCTTCCTTCATGACGCCCCGCGGCAGCGATGCCGTCGAGACAGGGGCCGGCGCCAGGACTCCGCCCGCCACCAGCCGTGGCGGCACCGCCGATAGAGGAGCCGAAGCGGCAGGATCGGAGCCGCTGGTCAACCGCTTCCCCACCATCGCCTTCAGCTACGATACCGATGCCTCTCGGTTGGTGATGCTGTACCGCGACCCGGCCAACGGGAAGACCGTTTCGCAGATCCCGACCGAAGCCGCGCTGAAGCAGTACAAGGACGCCCAGCAGCAGGAGAAGGAGGCCGAGCGCGCCACTCTTCTGAAGTTGACCGTGGACGGCAATGGCGGCGGCTACCCTGCGGCGGATGGCCGTGCGGGCGGCGCGCTTCCCGCGACGGCCGCCGGCAAAGGGAATTGGAGTGTCGATTCCACCGGGTCGACCGGCACCCATGCCGCTTCGGTCGCATTCGCCGCTTCCGCCAGGGCGTCATCCGTGGCACCCTCTGGAGGAACCGTGAATGGTTCGGCCGGCGCATCGACCGCGCGGGTGAATATGGTGATCTGAGGACTGAGTCATGGACATCACCTCTTCAACAGCCGGTGCGGCCATCTCCTTGAAGCAGGCGCAGGGTCAGATGGATTTCGGTGTCAAGGCGCTGAATCGGAATGCCGAGCAGCAGCAGGCGACGGTGGACGCCCTTGTCCAGTCGACTGCCGGCTCCGTCGGAGGCAACGTCACCCCGACCCGCGGGCAGAACGTGAACATCACGGTCTGAGCAGACGGTCCGACTGCGCCTCGAAGCCCCCCCTTTCCAGATCGGGTCGTGTAAGATCGGAATCGATTCGAAGCGAGGCTTCGATCGCCAAACAAAGGGCTAAACCTTCGAATCGAGCAGCGATGTCAGCATCTCATCCTGGGTGCGGACGACCGCGACGTTGGCGCCATAGGCACGGTTCGCAGCCATCTGGGTGACGCGTTCCGTCGCGAGGTCGACGTTGGGTGCTGCCACCATCCCGTCGGCATTCGCGGCGCTGTCGTCGGGGGCATATTCCTGCAGATAGGGCGGGGTGATCGGCGTGAAGGTCGCGCGCGTGCCGGGGTTTGCGTTGGTCTGCGCGACCGTCAGCGGCTGGTAGGCGGTCCGTTTCCCATCTGTGGTCGCGTCCGTGGATGGAACGGTGCCGGTGGAACGCACATTGGCGACGTTGGAGGCCGAGGCTTCGAGCCGCCGCGTCTGTGCGGTCAGGCCGCCGAGCGCAATGCCGATGCTGTCGACCATGGAGGGCCATCCTTCGTAACGACGGGCGTGCAGAGGGCACGGTCACGCCATCCTACCACGTCGGAAGGCATGGGTCAGCCCGGCGGCAAGTGTAAGGATATCGGCTCCGGCAATCGTCTGGTCTGCCGATCCCCACTGCTTCTTTTCAGGTGTATCTTTTCAGGTGCCTGCGCCATTATCGGGCGAATGGCCGACGCTCGTTTCCCCCCTGGTGCCGGTGCCCAGAAATTCCGGACCGATGGGGGTCCGGGGCGATGGGCTTCGGTTCCGGATGGCGCCGGCCCGGAATCAACGGACGTTAACGTTCGCGTTACGGGAGCCGCCGCCTGCATGCAAAACGCCGCCTTTGTCTTGACCGTCGCCGGCCGGACCGATGTCGGTCGCACCCGGTCCCGCAACGAGGACAACTTCCACGTCAGCTCCAGTGGTGAATTTGCGATCGTCTGCGACGGAATGGGGGGCCACGCCGGCGGCGATATCGCCAGCCGCAAGGCGGTCGAGGAGATCTCCGGCTTTCTGGAGGATTACGCGCCGACCGAACCGGTGACGGTGGTGGAGTTCGACGATGCCGACCGTACCCAGTCCGATCCGATGGGCACGGAGCCGGCGGTGCGCAATGCCCTTTCGGTCGCGCGTTCCGCCGTTCAGAATGCCAACCGGTCGATCCACGACCTGAACGTCGCCCGCGGCTTCGCACAGGGCCGCGGCATGGGCACGACGGTAGCCGGTGTCTGGCGTGTGCCGGGCTCGGCGCAACTGGTGGTCTTCCATGCTGGGGACAGCCGGGTCTACCGCCTGCGCGACGGGGAACTGCGGCCCCTGACCCGCGACCACAGCCTGTACCAGATCTGGCTGGACAATGGCGGGCGGGGGACGGCGCCGCAGCGGAACATCATCGTCCGCGCACTCGGCACCGCTGAGGACGTGGAACCGGAAGTCGCGGTGCATTCGCTGCTGCCCGACGACGTGCTCATGCTCTGTTCCGACGGGCTGAACGGCATGGTGCCGGACAGCGTGATCGCCCGCATCCTGCGCGAGGAGGCGGACCCCGCCCGTGCGGCCGCCGTGCTGGTCGATACAGCCAACGGCGCCGGGGGGCAGGACAATGTCACCGTTGTGGTCGGCCGCTTCGCTGCCCGCGCCTGAGGGCGCCGCCAGAGCCCGTCGTCGCCCAAGCCCGGCACTGCCTGAGCGCACGGGCTGGGCTCAAGATCCGGGTTCAAGGCCCCGTGGTGATGAAGCGGACGGTGGCGAGCGGTGCCGGCGCATCGTCCGGCAGGCTTGCCAGTACCCGGGCCAAGGCTGCCAGATAGTCGGCAGCCTGCTCCTGCTCCGGGCGGACGGTGGGGAACAGCGGCTCCGGCGTGGCGATGGTCAGCAGCATTTCGGTGCCATAGGGTGGACCGACGGTCCAGCGGCGCTCTCCCTCCGCCCGGCCGCCCAGGCGGCGCAGTGCCCCGGCTGCCAGCGCCGTGCCCTGGTCGGAAGGGTTGGGCAGCAGATGGACGACGCTGCCGTCGATGGTGAAATAATCGACCTGCAGGACCACCGGCCGCGCCGGTGCCCGGATTTCCAGTGCAAGCGAGTCGCCGGCGTTGAGCGCCGGTCCCTCCGTCACCGTCGCCGCCAGCGGCATCTCAAGCCTCCGGTTGGCGTCCAGGGCTGCCGCGACGGTGTCCAACGGGACGCAGAATTGGGCATCGGCCGTCACGAGGTCCAGGCCGTAATCCCAGCCGGCGGCATTGGCACCAACGGTGTCGCGCACTGCTCCGCCTGCCTGCTCTCCCGCCACGGTGCCGGAAACCAGCAGGCGCCCATTGACATCCTCCACAGTCAGCAGCGTGCAGTTGACGGAGCGCAACGCCTGTGCCACCGCGGCGATGGGTGGGCGGCGCGTTGTCGGTACGGGGAAGGAGAGTGCTGAACGGGCCGCCGCCTGCATCTCACTTTGCGGCAGTGGCGGGGAGGGGGCCGGGGAATGCAAGGCGACCACCGCGGCACCTGCACCGGCCAGCGCCAAACCGCCGAGCCATATCGTCCACATCGGCCAATGCCGGTCATGCCGGGGTGGGGCGGCTGGAGGCCCAGCCGAAGCCTTGCCCAGTTCACACACCGCGCAGCGCAGGGCAGCGGCATCCGGGAAGGCATCGGTGCCGTCGTCGCGTACTCTAGCCAGAAGCGCCGCCACCTCCGGCCGGTCGGCATGATCCGTCAGCAACCGCTCTGCCAGCCTTCTGGCCGCGTCAAGATCGTCGCGGGGGTTCGCATAGGATGCCGTGAGTGCACCCCGCCCGAACCCGGTGACCATGGCCGCCGCGCCGCTGCGGTGGATCGCTTTGGT
The genomic region above belongs to Azospirillum thiophilum and contains:
- a CDS encoding flagellar basal body rod protein FlgC, translating into MVDSIGIALGGLTAQTRRLEASASNVANVRSTGTVPSTDATTDGKRTAYQPLTVAQTNANPGTRATFTPITPPYLQEYAPDDSAANADGMVAAPNVDLATERVTQMAANRAYGANVAVVRTQDEMLTSLLDSKV
- a CDS encoding PP2C family protein-serine/threonine phosphatase; its protein translation is MQNAAFVLTVAGRTDVGRTRSRNEDNFHVSSSGEFAIVCDGMGGHAGGDIASRKAVEEISGFLEDYAPTEPVTVVEFDDADRTQSDPMGTEPAVRNALSVARSAVQNANRSIHDLNVARGFAQGRGMGTTVAGVWRVPGSAQLVVFHAGDSRVYRLRDGELRPLTRDHSLYQIWLDNGGRGTAPQRNIIVRALGTAEDVEPEVAVHSLLPDDVLMLCSDGLNGMVPDSVIARILREEADPARAAAVLVDTANGAGGQDNVTVVVGRFAARA
- a CDS encoding DUF4384 domain-containing protein, translated to MARNTAMADTERRLGRYRLLDQIERDGDARLYRALDADGRSVILWTVPLACLCAAPSVEGDALERFRHMAAAAARLVHPAIPAVLASGEHAGIAFVATAPVEGPTLATRLKTGPVILEDSVATLDRVLDALGAAHRAGVVHGALDTKAIHRSGAAAMVTGFGRGALTASYANPRDDLDAARRLAERLLTDHADRPEVAALLARVRDDGTDAFPDAAALRCAVCELGKASAGPPAAPPRHDRHWPMWTIWLGGLALAGAGAAVVALHSPAPSPPLPQSEMQAAARSALSFPVPTTRRPPIAAVAQALRSVNCTLLTVEDVNGRLLVSGTVAGEQAGGAVRDTVGANAAGWDYGLDLVTADAQFCVPLDTVAAALDANRRLEMPLAATVTEGPALNAGDSLALEIRAPARPVVLQVDYFTIDGSVVHLLPNPSDQGTALAAGALRRLGGRAEGERRWTVGPPYGTEMLLTIATPEPLFPTVRPEQEQAADYLAALARVLASLPDDAPAPLATVRFITTGP
- a CDS encoding putative motility protein encodes the protein MDITSSTAGAAISLKQAQGQMDFGVKALNRNAEQQQATVDALVQSTAGSVGGNVTPTRGQNVNITV